In one window of Cucurbita pepo subsp. pepo cultivar mu-cu-16 unplaced genomic scaffold, ASM280686v2 Cp4.1_scaffold000313, whole genome shotgun sequence DNA:
- the LOC111784967 gene encoding phosphatidylinositol glycan anchor biosynthesis class U protein-like, whose product MAAKEQFEEEEKKRKGNFWIWMVLSVIFRIVMIYFPNLNLSSRPEVSTPLTSIHRLAEGYWLKQSSMSPYAGSMYHGSPLLLSLLGPLTVRRIEGQPDHLLCSFAFVVADVLSALLIRAVGQNLQRAYYRNLRLLKVNLSKNSEFFPAGDIASLVYLWNPFTIVACVGLSTSPIENLAIVLTLYGASKGQVPLAAFGFVVATHLSLYPIILIIPVVLLLGNGLDAPPRKLFLQRSSSRVVVGPSRDSCSQQEEVINQSEVPNGFSLRPVMYFLLWVSLFSVYLLLLCGVSLKQFGGLWEMFRSTYGFLLTVQDLSPNIGVLWYLFAEVFEFFRDFYLIVFHINILFMITPLAVRLHHRPLFLAFVLLSISAMLKSYPSVGDSALYLSFMGLFVYELVDLEFSFFLFCGYIGISLLSPVMHNLWIWRGTGNANFYFANAMAYACFQIVLVVESVSTMLNHDRKLRKLSAVKLS is encoded by the exons ATGGCGGCGAAGGAACAATTcgaagaggaggagaagaaaaggaagggaaACTTTTGGATATGGATGGTATTGTCAGTGATTTTTAGGATCGTTATGATATATTTTCCCAATCTGAATCTGTCCTCTCGCCCCGAAGTCTCCACACCTCTAACCAGCATTCATCGAC TAGCTGAGGGCTATTGGTTAAAGCAGTCGTCAATGTCTCCCTATGCAG GATCTATGTACCATGGCTCTCCTCTGTTACTGTCTCTTCTAGGGCCACTGACTGTCAGAAG AATTGAAGGGCAACCAGACCATCTTTTATGCAG TTTTGCTTTTGTGGTTGCAGATGTTCTGAGTGCATTGCTTATTCGTGCAGTCGGTCAGAATCTTCAGAGGGCATATTATCGGAATTTGAGATTGCTGAAGGTTAACCTATCAAAAAACTCAG AGTTCTTCCCAGCTGGAGATATTGCTTCTCTTGTGTACCTGTGGAATCCTTTCACAATTGTTGCATGTGTGGGTTTGTCCACATCTCCAATCGAAAATCTAGCCATTGTGCTTACGCTCTATGGAGCATCTAAAG GACAAGTTCCATTGGCTGCTTTTGGATTTGTGGTGGCGACTCATCTATCTCTTTATCCTATAATTCTTATAATTCCG GTAGTCCTTCTACTAGGTAATGGCTTAGATGCTCCTCCTAGGAAATTGTTCTTGCAAAGGAGTAGTAGTAGAGTTGTTGTGGGACCTTCACGTGATAGCTGTAGCCAGCAGGAGGAAGTGATCAATCAGTCTGAAGTACCAAATGGTTTCTCATTGAGACCAGTCATGTATTTCTTATTATgggtttctttattttctgtGTATCTGCTGCTTCTCTGTGGCGTATCTCTTAAACAATTTGGTGGACTCTGGGAGATGTTTAGAAG TACATATGGCTTTCTTCTCACTGTGCAAGATTTGTCTCCAAATATTGGGGTTCTATG GTACCTTTTTGCTGAAGTGTTTGAGTTCTTCAgggatttttatttaatagtcTTCCATatcaatattctttttatgatAACACCATTGGCTGTTCGTCTCCACCATCGACCCTTGTTTCTGGCTTTTGTGCTTCTTTCCATTTCTGCAATGTTGAAGTCTTATCCTTCG GTAGGGGACTCAGCTCTGTACTTGAGTTTTATGGGATTGTTTGTATACGAATTAGTTG ATTTGGAGTTCTCATTCTTTCTGTTCTGCGGGTATATTGGGATTTCACTGCTCAGCCCTGTAATGCACAATCTTTGGATATGGAGG GGGACTGGCAATGCAAATTTCTATTTTGCAAACGCTATGGCTTATGCTTGCTTCCAG ATCGTTCTAGTGGTTGAGAGCGTAAGTACAATGCTGAATCACGACCGGAAACTGAGGAAGCTGTCTGCAGTGAAGCTTTCATGA